The genomic stretch TAAATTTCTTTCGCATGCTCCTCTTGTAGCTCCTTCAACTATTATTCAATGCATTTCTTGCTATCTTAAAATTGTGCTTACTCCCAGCAACTTGAGAGATAAGAGGAAAGGACATAAAATTTTGAAGCACTTTCCTTCTAATCTAATGAGACTCTTTCATCTTTATCAAACAATAACTTGTCGACATAATAAGAAAACTATTTCTGCAGACTGATTCCAATCGTTGTGCTTCAAATTTAACTCCTATGATCTCCTAAGCTGAATTTGTGAGATAATACTAGCAAATAGTTCCAACAACCAAGAAAGTCGAATAATATTGCATGTAGTTTCAAAGTAACATTACTAGTACTTACTGCAATGTACATGCATTAGTGCCTACAGTTACTATATGCTAGTTAAACACATCATTTTATGCTACAATATACATATGTATATGCAGGTTCTCATAAAGGAACTCCAATATTTACTTGCTAGAAACTTCAACTTGTGAATGATAAATACATGGGAGGTAAAATTTTCCTACCCTTTGCAAACAAAGCTGAAGTATGATACACCACTGACAGTCTTGCTGTTCATTTTCCTGTCTTTAgaacaaaatattttttgtatTCATAGAATCCTTACCACTTACAAATTAAATCATGTGAAGTTACCTTGATTCAAGTACCAAGTTCTCATGACTCTGTGATGCCTTTGAGATGTGCTACCTTATGTTGAAGGCTTTTTACATTATTTTCTGACTGAAGTGCAGAAAAGTTTCAGTACTCAGTAGCTTGCTTTCAGGGTGCAAACTATTCCGCAAAGCTGATCATGAAATACTTCCATTAGTTGGGTACTCCACTAGATGTTTTAAAGCCTGTAAACTTTTGCTAATTACCTCTAGCAAATCGATGGATGCATtgtcatatttttaattaatcaactGCCATTGTCGTATAAGCTTCATTCACCTATCTGTTCACATCAGCAAGAAACCTTTCCTCAGTAGTCATCTGATGAATTCAATGTTTCCGAAATGTGTATGTCATTTAACCTACGATCATATATTAGCCTTGTGCAATACCAAGGGAGGTCCTAACTGCTAATACATAGGTAAGATTGCTCCATCATGACCTAGGATTCCAGGATGTTATGAAGAAGAGCAACCAACTTGTTGCTGTACAAGGATAAAGTTGTGTACACCAAGAGTGTATCTACTTGATGGAAAGAGAATCAAAgtagaaggaaaagaaaaccaaTTAGattcccttgtctacttgggtagaaaagaaaagaaaagaagcaaTTTGAAGTTCCTTTCCTTGCTTTGAATTCTACCCAAGAGTAAACTGAAGTTTGAGAGGAAAAGAGAATATTGGGGAAGGGAAGAAAAGAGATTCTTTCTTTTATTTACATGAAAATAATGTGTAAAAGAGAAAATCAGATAACACGACAGCATAAATCTTTTGATTTGATCATTCCCAAGATATGCAAGGTTAAACCAGtgtttccatttctcttttttctttcctcttctatCCACTTTTAGATGGAACCAAAAGTGAGAAAAGAAGCTCCTATTGCTACTTTTATTTTTCCCTTGATTCTTGTTCTTCTACTAAATCTATTGAAGTGGTCAAGGAAAATGGCAATTTCCCTCCTCCCTTCACTCTATCTGACCCTTCTTCTCAAGTAAACACCATGTATATAGGTCACTCATTGAGTTTACTTCACTTCTTTGGTCACTTAATGCTTATTCTTCATTCAGGATAAAGGGCCTTTAGGATTCACAAGTGGGGCATATCCTTCATCTTTCAGTTGCTTTGTTAGACCATCAAGAGCTAAATATATATCATCACATTGTTCATGGAGCTTATCAGCAGTTAGAAACCTGTGTACTTCCCTGCCACCTACCTCAACCCAACTGAAGCCTGGGCACTTGTTAACGCCGGCACCATTCATGGCTGCTCGAACCTCCGAGACATCACCCCACCTAGATGCATCGGCATATATGTTAGATAGCAACACCCAGTAACCAGAGTGCTGAGGGTCCAATTCAATCAGATGCTTAGCTGCGACTTCAGCTAGTTGAACATCCCCATGAATCCTACAGCAGCTAAGTAATGCACCCCAGATGTAGTCATCTGGCTCAACCGGCATGTCTTTTATGAACTGGTAGGCTTTCTTAAGCAGACCTGCTTTTCCTAAGCTATCTACAATGCAAGTATAGTGATCCACATCAGGTACAATCCCATGCTCACTGACCATTGTTTCAAAGTAATGCAAGCCCTCATCAATCAGTCCCGCGTGATTACAAGCTGACAAAAGTGCAATGTAGGTCACACGATTGGGCTTCCAACCTTCGTCTTTCATCCTATTGAAAAGTAAGATGGCTTCTTGAGGACGCGCACTGAAGCCATAACATGATATTATCGTATTCCATGAGATGACATCTTTGTGGTGCACCTCCTCAAAGACACTTTGAGCATCTTCTACACACCCACATTTCCCATAAGCATCCATGAGAGAATTCTGAACAATCGGACATGAGCTGCAGAACCCACTCTTAACCATACGTCCATGTAGTGCCATCCCCTGTCTGAGACATGAGGAATATGCACAGGCATTAAGGGCAGAACTGAATGAGTACTCATCAGGCTGGACGCCCTCTGTGACCATCTGTTGGAATAGCTTGAATGCACGATCTACATCATGAACCATCACATACATCGCAACCGTTGTATTCCAAGAGACGACATCCTTTGCTTTTATCATTCGAAAAATCTTCTCAGCCGCAAAGGTGTCTCCTCGCTTAGCATACATGGCTATCAGAGCATTGCTCACCGCTGTGCTCGATTCAATCCCACTTCTAAAAGCATGGGCATGGATCTCCAATCCAGATTTCCATGGCCGACCACATTCTGGAAGGATTAAGGTCAATGAAACTTGAGAAAGTGTTTGTGCTTCAAAGCCACATTGTAAGGCCATCTCCCGGAAAACATGGAATGCTTTGTCGATTTGCCCATAGGCTAGAAACCCTGAGATCATTGAATTCCATAGATAGCAAGTTTTCAACCTGACTTTCTCAAATAAGCAAGTAGCATATTCCATGCACCTGTGGAAGGCATATCCAGCTGCCATAGCTGACCACACCCGATCGGCACTGATTGGATCGTTATCAATCCTGTCGACGATATTCCTGTAAAAAAGTACATGTAACTCCTTGAGTCTGTCTAGAGATGGGATTGTGGGGATTAATGGGAGAAGGGTATTGAAGGTGGCTACATTGGGCTTGAATGAGCCTAAATAAAGCATAATGCTGAGAGACTCCAAGGCAAATTCGAGATCGCCATGTCGAACACAACCAGCAACAATAGAATTCCAGCTGACGATCCCAACTTCCACTCTAGACTCTACCATGGCGTCCAACATCTCCAAGCACCTGTCCAAGAATCCATTTTGGGCGCAAGCAGTCAACATGGCATTCCAAGTGACTTCATTTCTGTGCGGCATTCTATCGAACAACTGACACGCATCGCCAAAAGATGAATTCTTGACGTAGACATCCAAGAGGGCGCCGGCGCAGAAGACGTTGGAGGCTAAAAGACCAGTTTTTACTAGAGCTGCGTGGATCTGCTGGACGAGATCGAAGAGGCCGAGGAGGGCGCAGGACTTGAGGACGAAGGGGAAGGTGAACTCGTTGGGGAAGAATCCCGCGTCCAGCATCTCAAAGAAGAGGTCGAGGGCGAGGTCGGCGAGGGCAGAGGAGGCGTAGTCGCGGATGAGGTGGTTGTATTCCAGGAGGGAGCGAGCGCGGTGGGGGATAGCGTTCAGGAGGGTGGTGCTGGcggcgccggcgccggcgccggcgccggcgccggcgcGACAATGGGCGGAGAGGCGGGGATCGGATGTGAGGCCGAAGCGAACGAAGCGGCCCTGGATCTGACGGAGGGAGAGCGTAGTTGGATGGCGGTCGAGGGCGGCGGCCAATGGCGCGGCGCCGGCGGTGAAAGAGAGCGCGGCGGCGTTCATCGCTTTTGCGTGAATTACCAATCTGACCCTGTTTACTTAAACGGATCTCTAAATATAAATCTAGCAATTATCTTCGTTGACAATTATCTAAAatgtaaataataatattaaaataattagtaACGgtcattaaaataatttttaaacttaataaagtGTTGTTAGCATGACTTTTTAATCCATAATTAGTTTGCTTAGATTAGGTTGGCTTTTAATTATTAGGGCTAGGTTGAAAAATAATCAATCATGCATTAAACAATGATGGAGAATTATTAAAGTTGTTTATGATGATTACTAATTACCAACAACTTTTTCTTAATGAGTATTATTGCGTGCCAAGTCACACCATTAAGCATCATAATTGAAATTTTCACGCCTCATGGATTGACATAGTTGATCAATTTTTATTCTTATAATTCAAAGATAATTCAAAAGTTTGCTTTTTCCTCACTCATTTCAAAGGTAGATTATCTTTGTTGATAAAGAAAATTAATTGtaccaaatttaaattaaaataatctcacattataataattttagtcaaaattgttaaatacttttaattaaggtaaaaataattttgattaaatttaaataattttagataaaattattataatgataTTTTTAGATGAAAATtaagataaaatattattttaacacCCAACACTagtaataatgaaaaaaaaaagtttaattaatttttgccGACCATAAAGAACATGGTTAGTTCTCATCCTAATTATTCACGACAAATATATTATTAAAGGGCATTGGCacgtgattttttttaatataatccaTGATTGTGAATAATTCTTCCTTGTACGAATTATTCATCTAATATTTTTAATGAAAGACATATATTTTTtactaatttttctttttaatccAACCAATCTAATAAAATAATCAAACAAGTTattataatattttcaaaaaaaatgccgtcaatttttatatttttatcttaaCGTTTATGATCCTCTTTAATATTAGAGAGGAATATTTTTGagtaaatttgtttttttttaaagaattaacTATTTTaacattattaaaatattaaaacttattttaaaataaagcgAAGCAAGCAGTGGCAGCTCTCACTGTCCAATTCCAAATTTTTCTACTCGCTTCGCCCCGTCGGTCACGGCTTGTTTGTCTCCCACTTAAAGGTATCGCCTTTGACGGGCAGATACTCCGGCGATGGCCGGAGATAATGTGGGATCGGACTAAATTGATAGTTGAAGAGATCGGAGGATGAAGCAGCTGCCGGAGGTGCAGCTCCCCAACCGCCGCACCTACAGCCCCGCCGCCGCCTTCCGCCCATCCACCGCCGACGAGGGCGCCGCCGCTGCTGTCGAGGGTTTCAAGCACCCCGCCATCCTCTTCTCCCCCGTCCTCCACCTCTTCTGCTGCCTCCTCTGCGCCGCCGCAGGCTTCCGCGTCTCCCGCCTCGTCGTCTTCCTCTCCCCCGCCCCTCCTTCATCTTCAACTCTGCCTCAACTCTTCGTCCCCACTGTCGTCCTCCCTCCCCCTCCCGCGGTCGCCGCAACAAGTCGCGTTGTCGCCGGCCGGCACGGCATCCGCGTGCGGCCCTGGCCGCACCCGGACCCCGTCGAGGTCGCCCGGGCCAATGAGATCCTCTCCAGAGTGCAGGAAGAGCAGCGCGTACAGTGCGGCGTCAAGGACCCCCGCCCCGTCCTCGTCGTTACTCCGACCTACGCCCGCACCTTCCAGGCGCTCCACCTCACCGCCCTCGCCCACTCGCTGATGCTCGTGAGGTTTCCCATCACGTGGATCGTTGTCGAGGCTGGCGGAGTGTCACACGAGACCGCCGCCCTACTGGCCCCCTCGCGCCTTCGCGTGATCCACCTCCCCTTCCATGAGAAGATGCCCGTGATTTGGGGTGACCGACACCGCTTCGAGGCCCGGATGCGCCTCCACGCCCTCAGGTCTGGGATTTATTCCTTGCTCCGATCAAAGATTTGATCTTTTTCGCCTCCATTGCTGACCTGTGTCCTCGGAAACAGAGTGATCAGAGAGCGGCGGTTGGAAGGGCTCGTGGTGTTCGCTGACGAGAGCAATGTCCACAGCACGGAGCTTTTCGAAGAAATCCAAAAAGTGGAGTGGATGGGTGCGATGTCTGTGGAAATCCTTTCACATTTACCGGCCACCGAGAATCAGGACTCACCGTCGCTGGTAGAAGGCCCGGCGTGCAATTCCTCCGGCCAACTGATCGGGTGGCACACCATTGTCGACAATGAGGTAGCTGAGGTGCCGGAGAGGCTGGAGTGGGCTGGGTTTGTGATCAACTCGAGATTGTTATGGAAGGAGGGGGATGGGAAGCCGGATTGGGTTCGGGACCTTGACGACATGGAAGGTGGCGGGACGGAGATGGTGAGCCCCTTCTATTTGTTGAAGGATGCATCATTGGTGCAGCCGCTTGGCAACTGTGGAAAGAAGGTTCTTTTATGGTGGATTAGGGCTGAAGCACACTATGACAGCAAGTTTCCTGCTGGGTCAGTTTCATGACTATGCTCAATGATCCTTAATTCAACATTGGACTTATTTGTCTATCAATTCCTAATGATTAAATCTAGGATTTATGCATGATGGTTTTCATCATAAGGATAATCTTGTTTTAACAGATAAATGCATCCAGATTTTGACTGATGATCAGCTTCTTTATAGCATTAAGAATCCATAATTGTTGCACAGCATCCCTTTAGCAATAGCTGCAAACAAAAACACAAGCTTGtcggtcttttctagtttgtttgTCATAAAACAGTTACTATGCCTAAAAATCTGATGATTTTATAGCTACTTATAAGGGAAAATGGCTCCTCATATTCCCATAAAAAGACCATTTGATTTAGGTTCAAGAGGATGAACGACAACAATCAAAGAAAGATGGAGGGGAGAATAGTCAACAATCAATGAAAAATGGCTCCTCAGTAGGCGAAGCCGCCATCTTAAACCAAATATTATTAGTCAACTATCATGGTTGATTGCATCTCTTCGCTTCATTATATAGCTAACTTAAACAACTCTCTCTATGGATTAATGGGGCAACAGCTCATGCTACATCCACTTGCAATACCACAGAATTGTTCCTTCCTTTCTCTGTAATACAAcataaaataaggaaaaaaattgcAAGTAATGTCAATACAGAGAAAAAAGTTACCATAAAAGTAAAAtagattgtattttttttattattatgatTGCCATCTCCATTTCAACATTCTGAGGGTTGTAGTTGTGTTAATGTCTTCCCTAGATAACAATTCTATAAATTTGTGTATGTGATCCTAGACTTTCAGTGTTTGGGTTCGACCACATTGTTTTGATGAGATGGCAATGGACTTTAAATTAGGTGTTaattgtggtttggtaaataCATCAAGAGAGTAGGGACTTAAATAGTGCACATGGTATGAGGTGCTCGTTGTCTAGGAGCTGAGGCTTGGATCAAGGTGTCGTGGAAAACTCACTGGCTCAACGACTTGAAATGAATTATGAAGCTTTGGAGAATCTTGGAGAACTCTAAGGCATGAAGCATTGCATGGTTGTTATTGTGATTGGGGAGATTGTGGAAAACTTAATGGCTCAACTGCTTGGAACGAGTGATGGAGCTTTGAAGGAAAGCACTGAATGGTTGTTGTTGCAATTGCAAAGATCGTAGAAGACTCAAGAGTATGGAGCAAGGATCGGGTGGTAGATGCTCGATGGCTTGGTGGTCTAGATCGAGAGAGTTAGAGATCTAAAAGCATGAGAGTTACGAGAGATGATGGGTGGTAAGGTGGATCATCTTTGGTTTTTGCTTTTGGGCATCATGATTTTGATGATGTGTGATTGCTTAGATAGTGAATGAGCTACCTAGGAGCTGGTTATAAAGCTTTCAACCGGGGGACTATTGTCTCAAGACATAGTCTGTGAATAACTCAAGTGCTTATTCCATACTCTACAGAAGCTTATAGGCCAAGATTATCAAAAATAGATAAGTACTAAATGATAGTCCACCAATGAGtattggaaaaagaaaaagagatatACAGAAGTTTTGCATACGCTCTTGGAGAATCTTCAGACTACTATTGGAATTTGATCTACAGACTTTGTGTCAATTGATAATTCACCTTATCCCATATTCTACATGGTGCTGGAGTATCAAACTGAGGGCTGGGTAGGGGTCAGCTAAAATAGAACAACATGAGATCATTCACAAAGCTGAAAAAGTGATTGACAAGAGGAAATGACAAAGGTCAACAAGCTAATTGAGGGATGTAAATTTTTTGGACATACCTCCTGTCTCCCTTCCAATTGGTGATCACTTATCCCACAAATTTAAGGCATTTGAGAATATTTTCTTAGCAACAACCAAATATTCTATCTAGGGTTACGTTATCGCTGAGCAGCTGCATTGCAAATGAAGGTGATGGTAAAAGGATTATGCTCTGGGAATTTTAGTGTATTGTGAACTGTTGAAGTCAACTATTTGAATTTTGCTGAGTTTGCATATGTTTTAAATTCTTAACAATGTTGTTGCCATTGTAGTTGAAGTCCTGGTAAAGAAAGATTATGCTTGGTGCCATTTCATCCAACAGTTTACTTCAAAGTAGTTTCTTGGATGATCATATTATTTTTCTGTATCAGTGAAACTTAACATCCATATCAGATTGAAGGCTTATGCTTCCATGCAGGTGGATGATAGGTCCTCCTTTAGAAGTTGTTGCCCCTGCAAAGCAAACTCCATGGCCTGGAACACCTCCTGCTCTTCCACTTCAACAGACACTGATCGACGAAGGCAGTGCCGAAAAACATGTTTCAAAAAAAGGAAGGTCGTCCTCCAGGTCTAAACGCAGCTCTCGCAACAAAAAGAAACAAATGCGCTTGGAAACAAGTTTCTGACCAGACAAGCATACTAATGCTGTAACTTCATTGCAAATAGCTTTATCACAAATCATTTGGCTTCAATTTGAAGTTCAGCATACAACTTATGGATGTGTtagttaattttaat from Zingiber officinale cultivar Zhangliang chromosome 5B, Zo_v1.1, whole genome shotgun sequence encodes the following:
- the LOC121984716 gene encoding pentatricopeptide repeat-containing protein At4g16470-like, with the translated sequence MNAAALSFTAGAAPLAAALDRHPTTLSLRQIQGRFVRFGLTSDPRLSAHCRAGAGAGAGAGAASTTLLNAIPHRARSLLEYNHLIRDYASSALADLALDLFFEMLDAGFFPNEFTFPFVLKSCALLGLFDLVQQIHAALVKTGLLASNVFCAGALLDVYVKNSSFGDACQLFDRMPHRNEVTWNAMLTACAQNGFLDRCLEMLDAMVESRVEVGIVSWNSIVAGCVRHGDLEFALESLSIMLYLGSFKPNVATFNTLLPLIPTIPSLDRLKELHVLFYRNIVDRIDNDPISADRVWSAMAAGYAFHRCMEYATCLFEKVRLKTCYLWNSMISGFLAYGQIDKAFHVFREMALQCGFEAQTLSQVSLTLILPECGRPWKSGLEIHAHAFRSGIESSTAVSNALIAMYAKRGDTFAAEKIFRMIKAKDVVSWNTTVAMYVMVHDVDRAFKLFQQMVTEGVQPDEYSFSSALNACAYSSCLRQGMALHGRMVKSGFCSSCPIVQNSLMDAYGKCGCVEDAQSVFEEVHHKDVISWNTIISCYGFSARPQEAILLFNRMKDEGWKPNRVTYIALLSACNHAGLIDEGLHYFETMVSEHGIVPDVDHYTCIVDSLGKAGLLKKAYQFIKDMPVEPDDYIWGALLSCCRIHGDVQLAEVAAKHLIELDPQHSGYWVLLSNIYADASRWGDVSEVRAAMNGAGVNKCPGFSWVEVGGREVHRFLTADKLHEQCDDIYLALDGLTKQLKDEGYAPLVNPKGPLS
- the LOC121984720 gene encoding probable beta-1,4-xylosyltransferase IRX14; this translates as MKQLPEVQLPNRRTYSPAAAFRPSTADEGAAAAVEGFKHPAILFSPVLHLFCCLLCAAAGFRVSRLVVFLSPAPPSSSTLPQLFVPTVVLPPPPAVAATSRVVAGRHGIRVRPWPHPDPVEVARANEILSRVQEEQRVQCGVKDPRPVLVVTPTYARTFQALHLTALAHSLMLVRFPITWIVVEAGGVSHETAALLAPSRLRVIHLPFHEKMPVIWGDRHRFEARMRLHALRVIRERRLEGLVVFADESNVHSTELFEEIQKVEWMGAMSVEILSHLPATENQDSPSLVEGPACNSSGQLIGWHTIVDNEVAEVPERLEWAGFVINSRLLWKEGDGKPDWVRDLDDMEGGGTEMVSPFYLLKDASLVQPLGNCGKKVLLWWIRAEAHYDSKFPAGWMIGPPLEVVAPAKQTPWPGTPPALPLQQTLIDEGSAEKHVSKKGRSSSRSKRSSRNKKKQMRLETSF